The stretch of DNA CACGGGATCGCCGGTGAGCGGTTTGGAGCTCTGCTTCGACGCCTCGCGGTTGTCGCTGGAAGTCGCCGAGAATTGGATCGCCGGATTCCGCACCTTGTTGGTGGCGGCTCTGGAGGACCCCCACCGCCCGGCCCGGCGTTTGCCGCGCCTCGGGGACCGGGAGCGGGAGGCCCTGCGGCGGGCCGGCGGCCTGCCCCTCGCCGCGGAAGCCCAGGGCGCCCCGAAAAGCGAGACCCTACTGCTGGCGAGGCTTGCGGCTTGGGCGCGCCGGGAGCCCGGGCGGACGGCGTTGATCGGGCCGGGTCTGGTAGGACCCTCCGCGCTCCGTCGGGAAGGCTCTCGGAGGCTGACCTACGGAGAGCTTTGGGAACAAGCCGGCGCCTTTGCGGCGGCCCTGCGCCAGCGGGGAGCGGGCCCGGGCCAGGTCGTAGGCCTGTTGCTCGAACGCAGCGTCGAGACGGTGGTGGCGATGGTCGGGGCCTGGCGAGCCGGTGCGGCCTATCTGCCCCTGGATCCTTCGCTGCCCGCCGGCCGGCTGGCCCAGCTGGTGGATGCCGCGGCGGTGCGGCTGGTGGTGGCGGAACGGGCCGGGGAGATCGAGGTACCCGCCTCCTGCGCGGTGTTGGCTCTCGATGAGCTCGCCGAGCCGGCGGAGGCTGCTGCGGATCCGTCCTCGGCTCCGGCGTCCGGTCTCGCCTACGTGCTCTTTACCTCCGGGTCCACGGGGCGGCCCAAGGGCGTGCAGGTGGAGCACGGCAATCTCGCCGCGTATCTCGGCGCCGCGGAGCGCCGGTTGCAGACCTCGGGGATGGGCAGCTGGGCCATGATCTCCACCTTCGCCGCCGATCTCGGTCTGACCGGTTTGCTGCTGGGGCTCACCGGCGGCGCCTGCGTCCACGTGGCCACGGCGCAGCAGGCCTCCGATCCCGCCGCCTTTGCCCGGCTGATGGCCGGCGAGGGCGGCGACGGCACCGCGGTGGACGGGCTCAAGATCGTTCCCTCCCATCTCCAGGCGCTGCTCTCCGGCCAGGATCCCGCGGCGGTGCTGCCGCGGCGGCGGCTGGTGCTCGGCGGCGAGGCCTGCCCGCCGGAGCTGGTGCAGCAGATTCGCCGGCTGGCCCCCGGTCTCGAGGTGTTCAACCACTACGGACCGACGGAGACCACCATCGGCGTCATCGCCGGCGCGATGCCCGAGGCGGGGCCGGTGGATCTGGGCCGCGTGATGGATCACGCCTATTTCGTCCTCTGCGACCGTTGGGGGGAGCCGGTGGGCCACGGAGTGGAAGGGGAGCTCTATCTCGGCGGCCTCGGAGTCGCCCGCGGCTATCTCCGCCGGCCGGCGGAGACGGCGGAGCGCTTCGTGCCCGACTTCTGGAGCGGTGAGCCCGGCGTTCGCCTCTACCGCACCGGTGACCGGGGGCGTCTCGAGGCGGACGGCCGGCTGTTCTTCGTCGGGCGGGTCGACGATCAGGTCAAGGTGCGCGGCTACCGCGTCGAGCTCGGTGAGGTGGAGGCCGTTCTGCGCCAGCACCGGCAGGTGCGTCAGGCGGTGGTGCATTTCCACGACGAGGAGCGGGGAGCCGGCCTGGTGGCTTACGTGGTGCAGCGCCCAGGGCCGCAGATCGCCCCCGCCGAGCTCCAGGAGCACCTGGCGTCGCGGCTCCCGGACTACATGCTGCCGAGGGTTTATGCCTTCCTTGACACCCTGCCCATCAACGCCAACGGCAAGGTCGACCGCAGGGCGCTGCCGGCCCCCGACCAGGCCGCGGCGGCGCGTTCCTACGCCCCGCCCCGCAACGAGACGGAAGAGCTGCTGGCCATGCTCTGGCAGCGGGCCCTGGGGATCGAGCGAGTAGGGATTCGGGACGACTTCTTCGCTCTCGGTGGCGACTCCATCCTGGCGATCCAGCTCATCGGGAAGGCGGCCCAGGAGGGCTTGAGGTTCACTCCACAGCAGCTCTTCGAGCACCGCAACATCGAGCAGCTGGCGCCCTGGGTCGGCACCGCGGCGGCGGTTTCCGCCGAGCAGGGCCCGGTGGTGGGGGAGCTGCCCCTGGTCCCCATCCAGCGCTGGTTCTTCGCCGGCTCTCGCCGCCATCCGGAGCATTTCAATCAAAGCCTTCTGCTGGCGACGCCGCGGCCCCTGCGGGGAGAGATTCTGCGCCGGGTCCTGGCGCTGCTGGTGCAGCATCACGACGTCCTGCGCTGCCGCTTCGCTGCCGGCTCGACGGGAGGCTGGACGGCGGAGATCCCGGCGGAGGGAGAGATCCCGCTGGAGGAGCACGACCTCTCGGAGCTGCCCGCCGCCGAACGTAGAGCGCGGCTCGAGGCGCTGTGCGCCGAGGCCCAGGAGGGCTTCGACCTCACCCGCGGCCCGCTGTTCCAGGCCCTGGCTCTTGATCTAGGGGAAGCCGGGGGCCGCCTGTTGCTGGCCAGTCACCACCTGTTGGTGGATGGAGTTTCCTGGCGGGTGCTGCTCTCCGATCTGGAGCAGGCCTATCGGGCCCTGGAGCAGGGCGAGACTCCCCGATTGCCGGCCAAGAGCACCAGCTTTCTCCACTGGGCGCGGGAGCTGGCCCGGGCGGTGACGGACGGCCGCTTCGACGATCAGCTGAGCTATTGGCTGGCGGCGACGGAAGAGCTGGCGGGTTCCTCCGGGGAAGAGTCCGGGGGCGGGCCGGTGGGCTTGTCCCGGCGGGTCTTCCGCTCCCTGGATCGCGAGCTCACCCGCGCCCTGCTCCAGGAGGTGCCCCCGGTCTACAACACCCAGATCAACGACGCCCTGCTGGCGGCCCTGACCCTGGCCTACGGCGAGGTCTACGGTACGCCGCGGCTGGTGGTGGATCTGGAGGGCCACGGCCGGGAGGATGTGCTCGGGGAGGTGGATCTTTCCCGCACCGTCGGCTGGTTCACCACCCACTACCCGGTGTGCATCGATCTCGAGGCGGCCCAGGAGCCCGGGCCGGCGCTGGTCCAGACCAAGGAGAGCCTGCGCGCCGTGCCCCGGGCGGGGATCGGCTACGGGCTGCTGCGTTGGTTGGGGCAAGGGGAAGAGCATCGGCGCTTGCGGGCGCGTCGGGATCCTGCCCTCAGCTTCAACTACCTGGGACAGCTCGACGGCGTCCTCGAGGAGGACGCGCAGATGCGGCTGGCGCCGGAGGCCAGCGGTCCCGAGCGGGCGCCGGACGAGCTGCGGTCGTATCGCTTCGAGGTGTCGGGAAGCGTACTCGACGGCCGCCTGCAGCTGGCGGTGACCTTCAGCCCCGAGGTCGACGAGGGGGCGATGGTGGACCGTTGGGTGGAGGCTGCCTGCCGCCGCCTGGAGGTCTTGATCGAGCATTGCCGAGACCCCGAGGCCGGGGGCTTCACCCCTTCGGACTTTCCCCTGGCGGATCTCGCATCGGCGGACCTGGATCAAATCTCCGGTCTGCTGGACCACCTGGAAGACGAGCCCGAGAAGGCGGGACCTTGAAGAACGTCGAAGATCTCTACCCGCTCTCTCCGCTGCAGGCGAGCCTGT from Acidobacteriota bacterium encodes:
- a CDS encoding amino acid adenylation domain-containing protein; amino-acid sequence: MTTQVTEAFRMSPQQRQAWSRWQAAGADAGVPANAETQCRAVLELEGPLDPQRLRRALEVVVGRHESLRTLYRRQAGMRWPLQVLAEELTFGWAEGEGAVSPQLDAEAGPILGACLEKLGAERHRLILNLVPMAADALSLKAVASELSAAYGDPEAAPTEEEALQYVQFSEWQLEVAEESAEDEVPVTLRAAAQMEPPRLPLARPAAEGAVGPQRMAAVALAWSSELGDRLARCASAAAVSEEALLLAAWRVFLSALAGAHGGVLEDGGALAVEVAFDGRKFEEFEGAVGLFARRFPLALDGVGDFSAEELARRTQKLLDQAREHQELLGNQDALGADAVTFEMLPGGRRWRAGALSVTLAECSGGALPALCGLRCTGSPVSGLELCFDASRLSLEVAENWIAGFRTLLVAALEDPHRPARRLPRLGDREREALRRAGGLPLAAEAQGAPKSETLLLARLAAWARREPGRTALIGPGLVGPSALRREGSRRLTYGELWEQAGAFAAALRQRGAGPGQVVGLLLERSVETVVAMVGAWRAGAAYLPLDPSLPAGRLAQLVDAAAVRLVVAERAGEIEVPASCAVLALDELAEPAEAAADPSSAPASGLAYVLFTSGSTGRPKGVQVEHGNLAAYLGAAERRLQTSGMGSWAMISTFAADLGLTGLLLGLTGGACVHVATAQQASDPAAFARLMAGEGGDGTAVDGLKIVPSHLQALLSGQDPAAVLPRRRLVLGGEACPPELVQQIRRLAPGLEVFNHYGPTETTIGVIAGAMPEAGPVDLGRVMDHAYFVLCDRWGEPVGHGVEGELYLGGLGVARGYLRRPAETAERFVPDFWSGEPGVRLYRTGDRGRLEADGRLFFVGRVDDQVKVRGYRVELGEVEAVLRQHRQVRQAVVHFHDEERGAGLVAYVVQRPGPQIAPAELQEHLASRLPDYMLPRVYAFLDTLPINANGKVDRRALPAPDQAAAARSYAPPRNETEELLAMLWQRALGIERVGIRDDFFALGGDSILAIQLIGKAAQEGLRFTPQQLFEHRNIEQLAPWVGTAAAVSAEQGPVVGELPLVPIQRWFFAGSRRHPEHFNQSLLLATPRPLRGEILRRVLALLVQHHDVLRCRFAAGSTGGWTAEIPAEGEIPLEEHDLSELPAAERRARLEALCAEAQEGFDLTRGPLFQALALDLGEAGGRLLLASHHLLVDGVSWRVLLSDLEQAYRALEQGETPRLPAKSTSFLHWARELARAVTDGRFDDQLSYWLAATEELAGSSGEESGGGPVGLSRRVFRSLDRELTRALLQEVPPVYNTQINDALLAALTLAYGEVYGTPRLVVDLEGHGREDVLGEVDLSRTVGWFTTHYPVCIDLEAAQEPGPALVQTKESLRAVPRAGIGYGLLRWLGQGEEHRRLRARRDPALSFNYLGQLDGVLEEDAQMRLAPEASGPERAPDELRSYRFEVSGSVLDGRLQLAVTFSPEVDEGAMVDRWVEAACRRLEVLIEHCRDPEAGGFTPSDFPLADLASADLDQISGLLDHLEDEPEKAGP